A single window of Periplaneta americana isolate PAMFEO1 chromosome 14, P.americana_PAMFEO1_priV1, whole genome shotgun sequence DNA harbors:
- the Fitm gene encoding acyl-coenzyme A diphosphatase FITM2 — MASKRRPLHTPNSRLNFRPNTETPGWETKGKKPLPEPTTVKQVLLMMLVHVCRKALFVDTSVKVGIYGGSLFIVSLLADVLPFPKTYFSRSDNLFNQYFVKLGWGWTLFVTLPFLLMTSYTYCCGKRDKVMQHLARLGIATFAWFFWTKLFFYIESVYGRCNVTGKRYQTKEACIGGGFFWYGFDISGHAFILIYSSLVLIEEARAINGWEGIKDLIRNEEHARNIGDSSVTNNPLRGLSLEEFSVLKESYDRFTPYIRLLFIAMTFFTVLWDVMLISTILYYHIMIEKFISGSIAILTWFFTYRYWYTLPRTLPNLPGEGLFKYKDVRQPKEPVKRRGTTAPTPSAKGQLPTFMGMPLYGLRNQENKDQKDEDTDIETDIQITSQNK, encoded by the coding sequence ATGGCTTCTAAGCGCCGTCCTTTGCATACTCCTAATTCTAGATTAAATTTTCGACCGAATACTGAGACACCAGGATGGGAAACGAAAGGAAAGAAACCATTACCTGAGCCAACAACAGTGAAACAAGTGTTACTAATGATGCTTGTGCATGTATGCAGAAAAGCTCTGTTCGTCGACACCAGTGTAAAGGTTGGAATATACGGAGGAAGTTTATTTATCGTCTCTCTTCTTGCGGATGTGTTACCTTTCCCGAAGACGTACTTTTCTAGATCGGACAACTTGTTTAATCAGTATTTCGTGAAGTTGGGTTGGGGTTGGACTTTATTCGTGACACTACCATTTCTACTCATGACGAGTTACACGTACTGTTGTGGCAAACGTGATAAAGTTATGCAGCACTTGGCAAGGTTAGGTATCGCCACATTTGCGTGGTTCTTTTGGactaaacttttcttttacatcGAGTCCGTGTATGGCCGTTGCAACGTTACTGGGAAGAGGTATCAAACAAAAGAAGCGTGCATTGGTGGTGGATTTTTTTGGTATGGTTTTGACATATCTGGACATGCTTTTATATTGATATATAGCAGTCTTGTTTTGATTGAAGAAGCTCGTGCAATAAATGGATGGGAAGGCATAAAAGATTTGATTAGAAACGAAGAACATGCAAGAAACATTGGGGACAGTTCTGTTACCAACAATCCTTTAAGAGGATTGTCACTTGAAGAATTCTCCGTTCTTAAAGAGTCATATGATAGATTTACACCTTACATCCGATTATTGTTCATTGCAATGACATTTTTTACTGTGTTATGGGACGTTATGCTGATAAGCACAATTCTTTACTATCATATAATGATAGAAAAATTTATTAGTGGCTCCATTGCAATTCTTACCTGGTTCTTTACGTACCGCTATTGGTATACTCTACCTCGGACATTACCAAACTTACCAGGGGAAGGACTATTTAAATACAAAGATGTTCGACAACCGAAGGAACCCGTGAAAAGAAGAGGTACAACAGCACCAACACCCAGTGCGAAAGGTCAACTTCCTACGTTTATGGGTATGCCTCTCTATGGATTACGGAATCAAGAGAATAAAGACCAGAAAGATGAAGACACAGATATTGAGACAGATATACAAATTACTTCTCAAAACAAATGA